In Erpetoichthys calabaricus chromosome 4, fErpCal1.3, whole genome shotgun sequence, one genomic interval encodes:
- the LOC114641255 gene encoding olfactory receptor 10A3-like, which yields MSELTQNFSSVKEFLITGFLGLRDQESRRTLFGVFLTVYLFILVGNLLLVFIFLSDRTLHTPMYILVCGLAVLDIAITTNTVPSMLVLFTFEYRVVPFAACFTQMMLWLSFFSTECFLLALMAYDRYIAICNPLHYSNLMCNSLIIKLIAFCWLMGFLCAIVSVAVLLRLPFCGPNKIINCFCDFGSLLFLACGDIQIINYVALSIGLSVMFIPLAFILFTYVQIIFSVVKIASAEGRMKAFYTCGTHMLVISVFFLAAGSEFVSVRIPGTSVDTRIMILIVQNVFPALTNPIIYCLRTKEIRKSFIKTFEKMKCYKSP from the coding sequence ATGTCTGAATTGACTCAGAACTTTTCTTCAGTCAAAGAATTCCTCATTACAGGATTCCTGGGGCTCAGAGACCAAGAAAGTAGAAGAACTTTGTTTGGAGTCTTCCTTACAGTATACCTCTTTATTCTTGTAGGAAACCTTCTCTTAGTCTTCATTTTTCTCTCTGATAGGACCCTCCACACCCCGATGTACATATTAGTCTGTGGTCTGGCTGTTCTTGACATTGCCATCACTACTAACACTGTGCCCAGTATGCTAGTCCTGttcacatttgagtacagagtcGTGCCATTTGCTGCTTGTTTTACTCAGATGATGCTTTGGTTGAGTTTCTTCTCAACTGAATGTTTTCTCCTTGCTCTGATGGCCTATGATCGCTATATAGCCATTTGCAACCCACTTCACTATTCTAATTTAATGTGCAACAGTCTGATCATAAAACTTATTGCCTTCTGTTGGTTGATGGGCTTTCTTTGTGCAATTGTTAGTGTTGCTGTTCTTCTCAGACTTCCATTCTGTGGTCCGAACAAAATCATAAACTGTTTCTGTGACTTTGGTTCTTTGCTATTCTTGGCCTGTGGGGACATTCAGATCATTAACTACGTTGCTTTATCTATTGGCTTGAGTGTGATGTTCATTCCTTTGGCATTTATCCTTTTCACCTATGTGCAGATAATATTTTCAGTTGTTAAAATTGCCAGTGCTGAGGGAAGAATGAAGGCCTTCTACACTTGTGGCACACACATGCTGGtcatttctgtctttttcctgGCAGCTGGTAGTGAATTTGTCTCAGTCAGAATTCCCGGTACGTCAGTGGATACTCGTATAATGATTCTAATAGTACAAAATGTATTTCCAGCTTTAACAAATCCAATAATTTACTGTTTGAGAACTAAGGAAATCAGAAAAAGTTTTATTAAAAcgtttgaaaaaatgaaatgctatAAAAGCCCATGA